TCTTCACCCAGGCCGCGCTCGAGGGCTTCATCGCCTCCAAGTCCGGCGCCAACCAGGAGGTCTCCGCATGAGCGAGCAGGCATCTGTTCTCCAGACGGCCCTGAACAAGGACCCGCGCGACATCATCCTGAAGCCGGTCGTGTCCGAGAAGAGCTACGGGCTCATCGATGAAGGAAAGTACACCTTCCTCGTCGACCCGCGCGCTTCGAAGACCGAGATCAAGCTCGCCATCGAGAAGATCTTCGGCGTCAAGGTCGCAGGGGTCAACACCCTCAACCGCGTCGGCAAGGCTCGCCGCACCCGCTTCGGAACCGGCAAGCGCAAGGACACCAAGCGCGCCATCGTCACCCTGAAGTCGGGCACCATCGACATCTTCACGGCAATCGGCTGATCCGGGGGATAAGGACAATCATGGCTATTCGCAAGTACAAGCCCACGACCCCGGGCCGTCGCGGCTCGTCGGTGGCTGACTTCGCCGAGATCACTCGATCGACGCCGGAGAAGTCGCTGCTGCGCCCGCTCTCGAAGACCGGTGGTCGCAACAACCAGGGCCGCATCACGACCCGTCACATCGGTGGTGGCCACAAGCGCCAGTACCGCGTCATCGACTTCCGTCGCAATGACAAGGACGGCGTCAACGCCAAGGTCGCTCACATCGAGTACGACCCCAACCGCACCGCGCGCATCGCGCTGCTGCACTACTTCGACGGTGAGAAGCGCTACATCCTCGCTCCGGCGAAGCTGAAGCAGGGCGACATCGTCGAGTCGGGTGCCGGGGCTGACATCAAGCCGGGTAACAACCTCCCGCTGAAGAACATCCCCACCGGTACCGTCATCCACGCGATCGAGCTCCGCCCCGGCGGCGGCGCGAAGATGGCACGTTCGGCCGGTGCATCCGTCCGTCTCGTCGCCAAGGACGGCCCCTACGCCCAGCTGCGTCTCCCCTCGGGTGAGATCCGCAACGTCGATGCGCGCTGCCGCGCGACCATCGGCGAGGTCGGCAACGCCGAGCAGTCGAACATCAACTGGGGCAAGGCCGGCCGTATGCGCTGGAAGGGCGTCCGCCCGACGGTCCGTGGTGTCGCGATGAACCCGGTCGACCACCCGCACGGTGGTGGTGAGGGTAAGACCTCCGGTGGTCGTCACCCCGTCTCCCCGTGGGGCCAGGCGGAGGGTCGTACCCGTCACGCCAACAAGGAAAGCGACAAGTACATCGTGCGTCGTCGTAACGCCGGCAAGAAGCGCAAGTAGGAGTAAGAGAAGATGCCTCGCAGTCTTAAGAAGGGCCCCTTCGTCGACGATCACCTGCTTCGCAAGGTGGTCGTGCAGAACGAAGCCGGCACCAAGAACGTCATCAAGACCTGGTCCCGTCGGTCCATGATCATCCCGGCCATGCTGGGTCACACGATCGCGGTCCACGACGGACGCAAGCACATCCCTGTGTTCGTGTCCGAGACCATGGTCGGTCACAAGCTGGGCGAGTTCGCGCCCACCCGCACCTTCCGCGGTCACGAGAAGGACGACAAGAAGGGGCGGCGCCGCTAATGGTCGAATCGATCGCACGCGTGCGACACATCCGCGTGACCCCTCAGAAGGCTCGCCGTGTCGTCGCGCTCATCAAGGGCAAGCAGGCTCAGGAGGCTCTCGCCATCCTGAAGTTCGCGCAGCAGAGCGCCAGCGAGCCGATCTACAAGCTTGTCGCGTCGGCCATGGCCAACGCGCAGGTGAAGGCGGATCGCGACGGCGAATTCCTCGACGAGCAGGACCTGTACGTGGCGAACGCGTACGTCGACGAGGGCACGACGCTCAAGCGTTTCCAGCCCCGTGCACAGGGTCGCGCTTTCCAGATCAAGA
Above is a window of Microbacterium aurugineum DNA encoding:
- the rplB gene encoding 50S ribosomal protein L2, with product MAIRKYKPTTPGRRGSSVADFAEITRSTPEKSLLRPLSKTGGRNNQGRITTRHIGGGHKRQYRVIDFRRNDKDGVNAKVAHIEYDPNRTARIALLHYFDGEKRYILAPAKLKQGDIVESGAGADIKPGNNLPLKNIPTGTVIHAIELRPGGGAKMARSAGASVRLVAKDGPYAQLRLPSGEIRNVDARCRATIGEVGNAEQSNINWGKAGRMRWKGVRPTVRGVAMNPVDHPHGGGEGKTSGGRHPVSPWGQAEGRTRHANKESDKYIVRRRNAGKKRK
- the rpsS gene encoding 30S ribosomal protein S19; translation: MPRSLKKGPFVDDHLLRKVVVQNEAGTKNVIKTWSRRSMIIPAMLGHTIAVHDGRKHIPVFVSETMVGHKLGEFAPTRTFRGHEKDDKKGRRR
- the rplW gene encoding 50S ribosomal protein L23, translating into MSEQASVLQTALNKDPRDIILKPVVSEKSYGLIDEGKYTFLVDPRASKTEIKLAIEKIFGVKVAGVNTLNRVGKARRTRFGTGKRKDTKRAIVTLKSGTIDIFTAIG
- the rplV gene encoding 50S ribosomal protein L22, encoding MVESIARVRHIRVTPQKARRVVALIKGKQAQEALAILKFAQQSASEPIYKLVASAMANAQVKADRDGEFLDEQDLYVANAYVDEGTTLKRFQPRAQGRAFQIKKRTSHITVVLSTPEAAPAATGDSNKKASK